The Drosophila mauritiana strain mau12 chromosome 2R, ASM438214v1, whole genome shotgun sequence genome has a segment encoding these proteins:
- the LOC117136255 gene encoding trypsin epsilon: protein MLKFAVLLSVLACALAGTIPDGLLPQLDGRIVGGYETSIDAHPYQVSLQRYGSHFCGGSIYSHDIVITAAHCLQSIEAKDLKIRVGSTYWRSGGSVHSVRSFRNHEGYNSRTMVNDIAIIRIESDLSFRSSIREIRIADSNPREGATAVVSGWGTTESGGSTIPDHLLAVNLEIIDVSRCRSDEFGYGKKIKDTMLCAYAPHKDACQGDSGGPLVSGDRLVGVVSWGYGCGDVRYPGVYADVAHFHEWIERTAEEV from the coding sequence gttgaaattCGCGGTACTCCTTTCCGTTTTGGCCTGCGCCTTGGCTGGCACCATCCCCGATGGCCTGCTGCCCCAGTTGGATGGTCGTATCGTCGGTGGTTATGAGACCAGCATCGACGCCCATCCCTACCAGGTGTCCTTGCAGCGATATGGATCCCACTTCTGCGGTGGATCCATCTACTCCCACGACATTGTGATCACCGCCGCTCACTGCCTGCAGTCGATTGAGGCCAAGGACCTGAAGATCCGTGTGGGCAGCACCTACTGGCGCTCCGGCGGCAGTGTCCACTCCGTTCGCTCCTTCCGCAACCACGAGGGCTACAACTCCCGCACCATGGTCAACGACATTGCTATTATTCGCATCGAGTCCGATCTGAGCTTCCGCTCCAGCATCCGCGAGATCCGTATTGCCGACTCCAACCCTCGTGAGGGCGCCACCGCCGTGGTTTCCGGCTGGGGCACCACCGAGTCCGGTGGCAGCACCATTCCCGATCATCTGTTGGCCGTTAACCTGGAGATCATCGATGTGTCGCGTTGCCGCTCCGATGAGTTCGGATACGGAAAGAAGATCAAGGACACCATGCTCTGCGCCTACGCTCCACACAAGGATGCCTGCCAGGGTGACTCCGGTGGCCCACTTGTCTCCGGAGACCGCCTTGTCGGTGTTGTGTCCTGGGGCTATGGATGCGGTGATGTGAGGTACCCCGGTGTCTACGCCGACGTCGCCCACTTCCACGAGTGGATCGAGAGGACCGCCGAGGAGGTGTAA
- the LOC117137862 gene encoding trypsin alpha produces MLKIVILLSAVVCALGGTVPEGLLPQLDGRIVGGSATIISSFPWQISLQRSGSHSCGGSIYSANIIVTAAHCLQSVSASVLQVRAGSTYWSSGGVTSKVAAFRNHEGYNANTMVNDIAVIRLSSSLSFSSNIKAISLATYNPANGASAAVSGWGTQSSGSSSIPSQLQYVNVNIVSQSKCASSTYGYGSQIRSTMICAAASGKDACQGDSGGPLVSGGVLVGVVSWGYGCAYANYPGVYADVSVLRTWVVSTANSI; encoded by the coding sequence ATGTTGAAGATCGTGATCCTCTTGTCCGCCGTGGTCTGCGCCCTGGGAGGCACCGTCCCTGAGGGACTCCTGCCCCAGTTGGACGGCCGCATTGTCGGCGGCTCTGCTACCATCATCAGCAGCTTCCCCTGGCAGATCTCCCTGCAGCGCAGTGGAAGCCACTCCTGCGGTGGATCCATCTACTCTGCCAACATCATTGTGACCGCCGCTCACTGCCTGCAGTCCGTGTCCGCTTCCGTCCTGCAGGTTCGTGCTGGCTCCACCTACTGGAGCTCTGGCGGCGTCACCTCCAAGGTAGCCGCCTTCCGCAACCACGAGGGATACAACGCTAACACCATGGTCAACGACATCGCTGTCATCCGTCTGAGCTCTTCCCTGAGCTTCAGCTCGAACATCAAGGCTATTAGCCTGGCCACCTACAACCCAGCTAACGGAGCCTCTGCCGCCGTTTCCGGTTGGGGTACCCAGTCGTCCGGATCCAGCTCCATCCCCTCCCAGCTGCAGTACGTGAACGTGAACATCGTTAGCCAAAGCAAGTGTGCTTCCTCCACCTACGGATACGGTAGCCAGATCCGCAGCACCATGATCTGCGCTGCTGCCAGCGGCAAGGATGCCTGTCAGGGTGACTCCGGTGGCCCACTGGTCTCCGGCGGAGTTCTCGTCGGTGTTGTCTCCTGGGGATACGGATGCGCTTACGCCAACTACCCCGGTGTCTACGCCGATGTTTCTGTCCTCCGCACCTGGGTGGTGAGCACTGCTAACAGCATCTAA
- the LOC117136669 gene encoding trypsin zeta, with translation MSSSWLVCLLAFLVSLVALTQGLPLLEDLDEKSVPGGRIVGGYATDIAQVPYQISLRYKGISTPENPYRHRCGGSIFNETTIVTAAHCVIGTVASQYKVVAGTNFQTGSDGVITNVKQMVMHEGYYSGAAYNNDIAILFVDPPLPLNNFTIKAIKLASEQPIEGTVSKVSGWGTTSPGGYSSNQLLAVDVPIVSNELCDQDYENFGDETYHITSAMLCAGKRGVGGADACQGDSGGPLAVRDVLYGVVSWGNSCALPNYPGVYANVANLRPWIDAVLAGL, from the coding sequence ATGTCGAGCTCTTGGCTGGTTTGCCTCTTGGCCTTTCTCGTCAGTTTGGTGGCCTTGACTCAAGGTCTTCCCCTTCTGGAGGACCTGGATGAGAAGAGTGTTCCGGGAGGCCGCATTGTGGGTGGCTATGCGACGGACATAGCGCAGGTCCCGTACCAGATTTCCCTGCGCTACAAGGGTATCAGCACGCCGGAGAATCCCTATCGCCATCGTTGCGGAGGATCCATTTTCAATGAGACCACAATAGTGACAGCGGCGCACTGCGTCATCGGAACGGTGGCCAGTCAATATAAGGTGGTGGCCGGGACAAATTTCCAAACCGGCTCCGATGGCGTAATCACCAATGTCAAGCAGATGGTTATGCACGAAGGTTACTACTCGGGAGCTGCCTACAACAACGACATTGCCATTCTGTTTGTGGATCCCCCATTGCCGCTCAACAACTTCACCATCAAGGCCATTAAGCTGGCCTCGGAACAACCAATTGAGGGAACGGTCAGCAAGGTCAGCGGATGGGGAACCACTTCTCCCGGTGGCTACTCCTCGAACCAACTGCTCGCGGTCGATGTTCCGATTGTAAGCAACGAGCTCTGTGACCAGGACTACGAGAACTTCGGCGACGAGACCTACCACATCACATCCGCCATGTTGTGTGCCGGGAAACGGGGTGTCGGTGGTGCGGATGCCTGCCAGGGTGATTCCGGAGGACCGTTGGCGGTGCGCGATGTGCTCTATGGAGTCGTGTCTTGGGGCAACAGTTGCGCACTGCCCAATTATCCTGGCGTCTATGCCAATGTGGCGAACCTGAGGCCTTGGATCGATGCCGTTCTGGCGGGGCTCTAA
- the LOC117136470 gene encoding trypsin eta yields MNKVTLRIVALLFLLGIDAVSPQPDGRIVGGGDTSSYYTKYVVQLRRRSSSSSSYAQTCGGCILDEVTIATAAHCVYNREAENFLVVAGDDSRGGMNGVVVRVSKLLPHELYNSSTMDNDIALVVVDPPLPLASFSTMEAIEIASEQPANGVQATISGWGYTKENGLSSDQLQQVKVPIVDSEKCQEAYYWRPISEGMLCAGLSEGGKDACQGDSGGPLVVANKLAGIVSWGEGCARPNYPGVYANVAYFKDWIAKQRVSYV; encoded by the coding sequence atgaaCAAAGTCACATTACGCATTGTTGCGCTGCTGTTTCTTCTGGGAATCGATGCAGTGTCGCCGCAACCAGATGGCCGGATAGTTGGTGGTGGAGATACATCCAGTTACTATACCAAATATGTGGTGCAGCTGCGCAGGCGCAGTTCCTCGAGTAGCTCCTACGCCCAAACCTGCGGTGGATGCATTCTGGACGAGGTGACAATAGCAACCGCAGCACATTGTGTCTACAACCGCGAGGCGGAGAATTTCCTGGTGGTGGCTGGAGACGACAGTCGTGGTGGTATGAATGGCGTGGTGGTGCGAGTTTCCAAATTGCTTCCCCACGAGTTGTACAACTCTTCCACTATGGATAACGACATTGCCCTGGTGGTTGTGGATCCTCCTCTGCCCTTGGCTAGCTTTAGCACAATGGAAGCCATTGAAATCGCCTCGGAGCAACCAGCCAATGGAGTTCAGGCAACAATCAGTGGATGGGGTTACACCAAGGAGAATGGCTTGTCCTCCGATCAACTGCAGCAGGTTAAGGTACCGATTGTCGACTCCGAAAAGTGCCAGGAAGCCTACTACTGGCGACCGATCAGCGAGGGCATGCTCTGCGCCGGACTATCGGAGGGCGGAAAGGATGCCTGCCAGGGAGATTCCGGAGGACCTCTGGTTGTTGCTAACAAGCTGGCCGGCATTGTTTCCTGGGGAGAAGGATGCGCACGTCCAAATTATCCCGGCGTTTACGCAAATGTCGCTTACTTTAAGGACTGGATAGCCAAACAGCGAGTATCTTATGTATAA
- the LOC117137269 gene encoding trypsin eta has translation MERAMCTPLLLLAIGFASVISISGQPEGRIINGTTVDIARHPYLVSLRYRRDEESSYKHECAGVIISEQALITSAQCLYGLPEETKLLAVAGANTRNGTDGFIYPVANWTHHPNYDPVTVDNDIGVLLLDTPFNLTHFGISSIGIRPERPAVGRLATVAGWGYREEWGPSSYKLEQTEVPVVSSEQCTQIYGAGEVTERMICAGFVTQGGSDACQGDTGGPLVIDGQLVGLVSWGRGCARPNYPTVYCYVASFVDWIEETIAAAGGQ, from the coding sequence ATGGAACGTGCGATGTGCACACCGCTACTGTTGTTGGCCATTGGGTTCGCCTCCGTTATATCCATTTCTGGCCAACCGGAGGGCAGGATAATTAATGGCACTACGGTAGATATTGCCCGTCATCCATATCTTGTCTCCCTTCGCTATCGCCGGGATGAGGAGTCCAGCTACAAGCACGAATGTGCCGGTGTCATCATCTCGGAGCAGGCATTGATCACCAGTGCCCAGTGCCTTTATGGCTTGCCCGAGGAAACTAAGCTGCTGGCTGTGGCCGGAGCAAACACCCGCAATGGAACCGATGGATTTATTTACCCAGTAGCCAATTGGACCCATCATCCGAACTACGATCCCGTGACAGTTGACAATGATATAGGTGTCCTCCTCCTGGATACACCCTTCAACCTCACGCACTTCGGAATAAGCTCAATTGGTATCCGCCCGGAGCGTCCTGCAGTGGGTAGATTGGCCACTGTAGCCGGATGGGGCTACCGGGAGGAGTGGGGACCCTCCAGCTACAAACTGGAGCAGACCGAAGTTCCAGTTGTGAGCTCAGAGCAGTGTACTCAAATCTATGGCGCTGGCGAGGTCACCGAGCGGATGATCTGTGCGGGATTCGTAACTCAAGGAGGCAGTGACGCCTGCCAAGGGGACACCGGTGGCCCTCTGGTCATCGATGGTCAACTGGTGGGTCTGGTGTCCTGGGGACGTGGATGTGCCCGACCCAACTACCCCACTGTCTACTGCTACGTGGCCAGCTTTGTGGATTGGATCGAGGAAACCATAGCAGCTGCTGGAGGGCAATAA
- the LOC117136506 gene encoding trypsin theta: MHGLVVLLVCLAVGSACAGTVGVSNGDPFEREGRIVGGEDTTIGAHPYQVSLQTKSGSHFCGGSLINEDTVVTAAHCLVGRKISKVFVRLGSTLYNEGGIVVAVRALAYNEDYNSKTMENDVGILKLDEKVKETEDIRYIELATETPPTGTTAVVTGWGSKCYFWCMTLPKTLQEVFVSIVDWKTCASDEYKYGEIIYDSMVCAYEKKKDACQGDSGGPLALGNTLVGIVSWGYACASNLLPGVYSDVPTLRKWILNATETL, from the coding sequence ATGCACGGATTAGTGGTTCTTTTAGTTTGCCTGGCTGTGGGTTCCGCCTGTGCCGGCACAGTCGGGGTCTCCAATGGTGATCCCTTTGAGCGCGAAGGTCGAATTGTGGGCGGCGAGGATACAACAATCGGAGCGCATCCCTACCAGGTCTCCCTGCAGACCAAGAGTGGCTCCCACTTCTGTGGTGGTAGTTTGATCAACGAAGACACTGTGGTCACTGCGGCCCACTGTCTGGTGGGAAGGAAGATCTCCAAGGTGTTCGTGCGCCTCGGTTCCACGCTCTACAATGAGGGTGGAATAGTGGTCGCTGTGCGGGCGTTGGCCTACAATGAGGACTATAACTCTAAGACCATGGAGAACGACGTGGGCATACTGAAGCTGGACGAGAAGGTGAAGGAAACCGAAGACATTCGTTACATCGAACTGGCCACGGAAACGCCACCCACTGGCACCACCGCTGTGGTCACGGGCTGGGGCTCCAAGTGCTACTTCTGGTGCATGACCCTGCCCAAGACGCTCCAGGAGGTGTTCGTCAGCATTGTGGACTGGAAGACGTGCGCTTCGGATGAGTACAAGTACGGCGAGATCATCTACGACAGCATGGTGTGTGCCTATGAGAAGAAGAAGGACGCCTGCCAAGGAGATTCCGGTGGTCCTCTGGCGCTCGGTAACACTCTGGTGGGAATCGTGTCCTGGGGATATGCCTGTGCTTCCAACCTACTGCCCGGTGTTTACTCCGATGTGCCCACTTTGCGAAAGTGGATCCTGAATGCAACCGAAACTTTGTAG